ATAAgtagtcaaataaaaaattaactatagtttaatttgtttgataaaatgcgttactcataatatattatgtgaatgttTTTGATTCCTTAATTggacgataattatatattataattatctacgATATCTTTACGATGAAGATGAAATATCAtgctataatcattttttaattatatgtccaaatataagtaattatattaattgatattttattagataaaagtATCTGACAGCCAGAATTGCGTTTGTCATTAGACATTTGGTTATTATCAAAcgcattaaaaagttaataatttagaatgcttaataagtatattatgaaaataatatactaattataatacaatacaatattagtctatataatatcaattataatataataataatatcattgtaacaaacaatattcaatatccCGCGCGTTATCGAATACATATCAGTACTTCATAGTACACCATCGAATGCAAGCCTTCAAGatagaataaacaatttttttgtacgttATAATACACAGTGTTTCGACAATCCTTTATTTTCCGTGtttatttgaatagtttcttaTAAACATATAACGCCATTCTACTACTTTAAGTTAAAAGATCAACGGACTTTGGTATTCGACAGCAATACAGCATTCGTCAAGcaaaattcaaacattgaaacaggtaagaaaattgattttatttaccaatttttttttaaaattcaattcttaattaattttggtaCTTCAATCAGAGTTgagcaaaatattatctagataattattcgaATGAAAAATTAGTCGAATCATTTGTTAttcgaataatattgttttcaaattattcgaataattgtaaaattataattatcaaaataattttttattcgaataaaatattatcaaaataatcatctaaataaaattgtattcgaacGATGATGCCAAACTctgatttcaatattaattgttatacatgtCGATCCCACAATTGGGGCCTGATTTATAGAAATTGGTGACTCTTTATGTACTTATACCTAGATTTCCTAGGTTTTTCTTTAGAggtgtttttcataaataaatttaattttttacaagtaaAACAAACAAAGCCAaatatactgaaaaatataaaaagaaaaatgcaacaaattttcatattattaaattaaattttatgtttaaaaaaatgtaatcatgaccttagtgttattgatattattgtattatcattatttgttcATACTTATTACACATGATCTAAATTTACTTTATCTTATTGTTGTAGATATACGATCATAGTacgtcaaatataattattggacacagaagaaaaaaagtaaaaaaataaatggactTTCAGAAGGTCGTTCATCAAATACTGCTGTTGTTATTTACCATAGAAATTTCTACGACGTTTGGTAACCATGAAGAAGACTTGTTCGAATTAACATCAACCAGCGATAGCCCGGGTTTGCAGTACGAACTCATAGGTAATGGTAGAGCTTGCGGAAGTAGTTGGACAGTAAACACATAtatggatttaaaatttttaaataacagtcTTAGAAATATTAGACAAATGTTAAACTCAATTGAACTAATTGCGTTCAAAGACATTTCTATAACTTTGTATCAGTTAAAAAAACACACGAACAGATTGGAAAACGAGATAGGTTTAATTGTACAAATGGGTAGACATAACAAAAAAGTTAAGCGATCTATTGAGTTTGGGGGTACGGCATTAAAATGGATGTTTGGAGTAGCCGATGCTGACGATGTACGAAGATATGATAGTACGATCGATAAATTAGAAAACAATGAGAAAGATGTTATGCGTATTGTTCATGATCAGATATCTATACTAAAAagcacaataattaattttaatgattccGTTACatcatttaatgaaaataagaaaatatttgatGCAAATATGAAAGAAGGCAAGAAAAAAGTGAACGAATTGATTATTGAGATAGCTAAGGAAGAcagaaaaatcattattctgAGTTCGATAACTCTTTTAGAAAACACTATATTTGAATTGGACATGTTTATTAGTAGGTTGCAAAGAGTAATTTCTAACGTACAGAATAATGTAGTAGATGCGTTTATAATAACACCTGACCAATTGCTTtcggaaataaaaaatattcagagtATACTCCCGGATGATTTGAAAATCCCTGTTAAATTTGATGAGAATAATATTcaagaaatattcaaaatattaagtattgaaaTGCACACAATAAATgacagatttattttttctttaaaatttcctCTGTGCCTTATAGAAAATTTCaacgtttattacatattacctatttacattcCAATTAATGAACATGGTCAATTTCTGCATATGACTAAAAATTCTATGTATTTGTTAATGGACAAAATAAtgaccaaatattttatatggccagatttaaataactgtaaagtagtggataaaatatttgtttgtggatttaatgaaattatacataattgtgACACGGACCCCACATGTGTAACAGAATTACTAAAAAATTCTTTAACTAAACCACCTCAATGTGATACTTATATCTCTGAATTCAAAACAGAAATGTGGTATCcctcatttttcaaaaatcattggtttttcGTATGTGAAAAACCCACTacaattactataatttgtaataaacagTCTTTcactcaaaaaattaaaattaaaagttctgGAAAGTTATACTTGAAGTCTGGGTGTATTGCTTACACCTCGAAAGGTGTACTAAAAACTGAACAAGtattaaatcaaacatatttctCAATTCCAGTAGACTTATCTCTTACAAATGATTCATGCtgtaatgtattcaatttttctaaTCAAGCCTATCCCAAACCTATCCACttcgatgaaataaaaaatattaaatttaataaagatgcgttcaatacaataaataaacaattagacCAACAAGATATGTTAATAAATTCGCTTATTGTAGATAAAACGTATGAATTTATatacacaaacaaatatttagttgtcataataatagtttttttaatatattttatagcaaaattttatttaaataggaaagcaaaaaaattagctatagaaaacattaatttaagttacaatcctccaatttctaaaaattaatttagtaaaggTTCTTAGTACGTATacctgatattatatattattatataattgtcaaATACCATtcacaacatttatattattttttcggaagttaataattagtatgtaggtatatgtttatCTTACTTTTTTCTAcacttatatattgtataaatgttcttgtataaatatattttattttataacatactttaatgaaattgttcaaataatCGAATGTATAATCGGATTGAAATGCATCAcctttataaattcaattttatttgttacttttaaagtaattactaatttgtatagTTGTGTTGTAAAGATATCTaatacactaattattttatgatttgccTTGGCAATGAGCACCCTCACttgtttattagatattaaaaaaaaaattgtattattactattatgtacctaaaaattttaatatatatgtctcattatatactatatcgtgtgttttttattattactattatctctATAAAATTGCTACTTGTAAAGTTGGATAACTGAAACACCCACTTaggttgaatttatatatttttgtacattatattgggCTCACTgcccgtaataaataaataataataaaataatgagttttagtttttataaattcttatatttttaacacaataaatattatatgttatatagaaattagttttaaatgtttttgaagagtttgttatgaatattttatataaaattagaggactcgattttcgatatttcattttcaaaatatataaaatcgttttgcattttttgttttttgttttcacttttttgatttgtgaataattggtataataagctaaaatatcaaaaatctagTGCTATACGTTAACAGATTCAACTCTCCTCTTCAACTTTTATAAGAGGTTTTTTGATCTAAACCCAGTCAGTCAGCCGTgtttttggaactaaaaaataagtttttactcACAGCCGCGGATGTCACGGCAATACGGTAATGCAAGGACGGTCGCGGGCATCGTAATAAATCGAGcataattatactatgttttatttcacgtaaataataatatgaacgtaataggtatatataaaaataatgcaacgACGTGCGAAGCGCGGACCGCCGATAACAGACCGGTTTTGACCTGCCGGCGGCCGGCGAGTCTGGATGTCGGAGCTAGGAGGGGACAAACGCTGCCGCTAGAAACAAAAGCAGCACATGACGGccgtaattaaattttttttactgtaaaacatgccaattttgttccaataatacggcttacagaatggttttagagcaaaataccttaattaaaagttgtagagaagagttatatcgggtgacgtataagactcgattttcgatatttccttctcaaaatcgataaaatcgttttgcgttttgactttttttcacttttttacttgcgaataattggtataaaaaattaaaatatcaaaaatcgagtcttatacgtcacccgatataactctcctctacaacttttaataaaggtattttgctctaaaaccattcagtaagccgtattattggaacaaaattggcatgtttttgtacggtatttttgcccgtgtggcgtcctcttaagaatGAGATATCCAAATTTCAGTGTCACCAGTCGACTCAGCGTAAAATTACCTACaaaacaaaacgaaatatttttatttaaaaaattgacttATTCCCTTTTACCCGCGCACCGTCCAATTATACCTTATTGagtgaatatattttgttatttaggtaactcttatagttaaaaaaaaaactttaacgtGTCACAGGAATATGTTCTTACACTGGAAAAAAAATGGTGTACTTAAATTCCTAcacagaaacataatataacattatattatgtaagttccCACACCAATGATACACtgcgtttttataaataaatttctgatatttttaaaattattgaaatcctACATAATTTTCAAGTTCATACATACATCTAAATAAGAATCACAAATAGCGACATAAAAACgaaaatcagtaaaaaatacGCCGaaatagaaaatgttataagtgacaacattttaaattatacaacaaataaaattaataaaatcgattatatattaaaaatttaggtTTTCAAGTTGAGccatataagatataaaatatgatgttttatttataatttttcattcgtaaaatgtattaaattttttttaagagatTGGATCATTCAAATGATGTTTGactacattttaacattttatataatattataatgttttattcatttagtaataattgtattatcccAATAATCACAGATAAATGATCAGTGTAGGAACTAATACCTACATAAGTTATTCTTAAACCGTGTAGGACCTAACATATATAATACCCAAACTTTTTTTCCTTtaaggtacttacataatatgatttatcaaCAAATAGGAACTAACCAATGAATTTGTTACCTCCTAGGTCTCATGTATGAACATACGTTCGCCCACACGCTTAGACCTACGACGCCTTAACCTCGTACACATTGACtgaatctaaaacaaattaaattagcgCTGGTGAAGTACGATTGTATGTGCTTGTCGGTTATACATTGGTTCCTTCTAAATTAGAATGACTCAAGAGTCTATATAACATGCTCTATTtggtttaaataaacatatacctCTCCActgttcattttaaaatgtaagagGTAAAATTGCTGAAATTAAACTCAATCACAGTTTTAGAAACAAGTTTATTGGTACGCGCGAGTGGTAGTGTTATaacttagaaaaattatattgtcaCTTCAGGACAGATTGCTTTGCTTGTCTGACGtatctaaatttaaaagttgctaaaatatatttgcatctatactacatatattatattaattaaaattatattgactacTGTCTAGATTGTAACTCAACAATATATGTACCCAccccaacaatatattaagatgtCCATTGCTGTGCTTTTGTTTGCAAAGAGATTAATTACATTTAGTTGTGCGATGCCACTTTAgcctacttataattattaatttatatgtacctacgtttttgtttagtttatatACGGAAGGCCAAGTGATCAACGCAAGTCTTTTGCTAAAGGAACATTACAACCGACCAACTggtttactattaaattaaattacatggaTCAGCTTGTCAGAGGGCTATCTACGCAGAATACACAAAAAATCGATATGCTATTTATTAAAACGGTAGGTTTTTGGAATACTACCAATATAAcgcaataacatttttacaactCATAGATGGATGACATCATCCATTTAacagactatattatacgtttatatattttaatattagtgattcaaattttttttcagcttaCAAATTACTAATACAGTGTTCATCCAAACAACGTATTTGGAATGGACATTGTGAGTTTGGATATACAACGAAGCCGCGATCATGGTATACCAAGCTACAcagaatttagaaaatattgttgACTAAAAGCTATAAGAAATGTACAAGATTTATCTCAGATCATGGTTGAAGGTGTAAGTTTAaaaggattttaaatattaaataataatatagtgattattttattcctgtatattataatatttaatcaactgATAGACTATTGAAGCAATACAAACTTTGGAGAGATATAGTGCTATTGGTAGGTGCATTGTTTGAGAAACACAAAGACGACTCAATGGTTGGCCCAACGATGAGATGTATCATTAGAGAACAGTTTATAAGAACTAGAAAGGCAGAcggatatttttacaatttaccaAAAGTAATTATGAATGTTAATatatctgaaatatttttaatgaatgatcctgattttaattatattttttaatatttaagatcaATTGACAGAAACCAGAAAAGTGATGCTTGCCAGATTCTTTTGTGATAACGGCAATAATGTCACAATGAtgtagaaaaaagtatttttgatacCTGAAATGGCTGATTTGCGACTGTAATTCCCaatttattccaaaaatcaacATCAATCACTGGTCAGAAATGGTcgatacatttcaaaaataatcttgtattaatcactgatgtaattaattataatgtattattgttgaaaaacaatattaacagttttttaaatttaacaattaataatcagCCTTTGATCTAACCTTTTTTGTTTTACCTAGGTgtcatgttttaataaatatttttaaaatgaattatgagtctattacatttttgattgtataaaatacatttttaaatgttgataaaattttagGGTggtattcattaaattaaaaaaataaattatacaacaacaATCAAGATATGATTTAGAATCAATAATGAGTTACGTATCCAAAATTTGTGATCATATTGTTTGTGTCATCTAAAGTTATCTGCATGTACGAAAAAGTGGGTCGTTACTTAACGTTACTTATTGCGTGTGCATGGGTATGTGTGTTACccaataaacattttgtaattttaaacattaaaatattaaatgtatcatttaaaaacatcaatagttaagtattaatataaatggtttaattaacatttgataaaagtttaaacaaactattaatataatgtcaGGACTCAGGATGTCATTTCtatgaatgtttaaaaaatataatcttgtataaaacattgatatatttatttataatgtattaatgttgaaaaataacattaacagtttttaagaattataagttttttaaatttaataatcaataatcattctCTAGTCTAACCTTTTTGAATTGTATCAATGTGTCatgtttttaatatgaattataagtcTTCTTCTACTTCagcatataaaaacaaaaaaaatacctaacctTTTATGTTTTtcggtaaaaatgttaaataaacaaaacacaaaaaatatataataatattaggtaattttaaaataatttaatacattatatttcatgtactattataaacattaattatttattcagggtaaaaataaaaaatatttttataatatacaattgttcaACAAATCATTGTCCATATaagaaacatacattttaaattaataaacctaTAATAGCATGTGTTCTATCACATTTAAGGAAaatgtagttattttaattttaaatacctaccattTAATATAAGtcacaatacattttttcaaacatcaaaaacaattttaattattattaatacttatttaaatatcaatctGATTTGTTCATGTTTCATGAATGATTTGTGATTTATAGGTCAcatatatctttaattttaacaccatatattttactttgataCTTTTAATActactgtaaattttaattaataacaatacctatatattcttatcatattttttgaacaactgataataaataatttaatactacttACCAATATTTGGcctattttaagttataatgttAGAATCAGCATTATCATTTTGTTAATGTTTCAATGTTTAGCTAAcctaactttaaatacttaatattcaattttacacacaataatattatcgtcaatcGACaatcagtttatatttaatcaatatttaatattctcaGTCGCCTCAGTGGCGCCGAACATGGGATACAGATCGGGCATTTGCCCAATTTTTTTGGGTGATGGGCGGTGGTTGCCGTGGGGCGTGGACTGTGGTGTATGGGTACCTTctaagtagtataataattttggaaacATGCCACAAGGTAACACATCA
This genomic window from Metopolophium dirhodum isolate CAU chromosome 1, ASM1992520v1, whole genome shotgun sequence contains:
- the LOC132947973 gene encoding uncharacterized protein LOC132947973; this translates as MDFQKVVHQILLLLFTIEISTTFGNHEEDLFELTSTSDSPGLQYELIGNGRACGSSWTVNTYMDLKFLNNSLRNIRQMLNSIELIAFKDISITLYQLKKHTNRLENEIGLIVQMGRHNKKVKRSIEFGGTALKWMFGVADADDVRRYDSTIDKLENNEKDVMRIVHDQISILKSTIINFNDSVTSFNENKKIFDANMKEGKKKVNELIIEIAKEDRKIIILSSITLLENTIFELDMFISRLQRVISNVQNNVVDAFIITPDQLLSEIKNIQSILPDDLKIPVKFDENNIQEIFKILSIEMHTINDRFIFSLKFPLCLIENFNVYYILPIYIPINEHGQFLHMTKNSMYLLMDKIMTKYFIWPDLNNCKVVDKIFVCGFNEIIHNCDTDPTCVTELLKNSLTKPPQCDTYISEFKTEMWYPSFFKNHWFFVCEKPTTITIICNKQSFTQKIKIKSSGKLYLKSGCIAYTSKGVLKTEQVLNQTYFSIPVDLSLTNDSCCNVFNFSNQAYPKPIHFDEIKNIKFNKDAFNTINKQLDQQDMLINSLIVDKTYEFIYTNKYLVVIIIVFLIYFIAKFYLNRKAKKLAIENINLSYNPPISKN